From a region of the Falco peregrinus isolate bFalPer1 chromosome 5, bFalPer1.pri, whole genome shotgun sequence genome:
- the CCK gene encoding cholecystokinin, producing the protein MYSGICICVFLAVLSVSSFGQQTVGLHNGNPLAAELEQSLTEHQRQIRAPSSAGPLKPLPRLDGSIDQRANIGALLAKYLQQARKGPTGRLSVMGNRVQSIDPTHRINDRDYMGWMDFGRRSAEEYEYSS; encoded by the exons ATGTACAGCGGTATATGCATCTGTGTGTTCCTTGCTGTGCTCTCGGTGAGCTCGTTCGGACAGCAAACTGTGGGCTTGCACAATGGGAATCCCCTGGCTGCTGAGCTTGAGCAGAGCTTGACAGAACATCAACGGCAGATCCGCGCCCCTTCATCTGCTGGCCCGCTGAAACCTCTGCCACGGCTGGATGGAAGCATTGACCAAAGAGCTAACATAGGTGCTTTGTTGGCCAAGTATCTCCAGCAAGCCAGAAAAG GTCCCACTGGAAGACTCTCAGTTATGGGAAACAGGGTACAGAGCATTGATCCTACGCACAGGATAAATGACAGAGACTACATGGGCTGGATGGATTTTGGACGCCGTAGTGCTGAAGAATACGAGTACTCTTCCTAA